From Haemorhous mexicanus isolate bHaeMex1 chromosome 2, bHaeMex1.pri, whole genome shotgun sequence, the proteins below share one genomic window:
- the MTIF3 gene encoding translation initiation factor IF-3, mitochondrial, with product MTALCTMKYLCQATGNESRYAKRFFGTLLPQTAHKWLFSPFWIVVPDPRKSAVFGLTQPYCTDEKSHTQPKSKAAFGSVGRRIPYRILHVINQDGESLGNMHRAEALRLMDQHGLKLVLLRENVEPPVYRLMTGQQIHEEQLKRAEKKKASPKPGVVQKELSFSSAIAKNDLETKTKQIAQWIEKRHHVKVTIRQAKGSSTDMFMLFDQILETVSEKATYLSKPKVAREGVSTCVFRHMSDKELKEHQKMEIKKNNTVKKDENEDLKSNELHQ from the exons ATGACTGCCTTGTGcacaatgaaatatttatgtcaAGCAACCGGAAATGAGAGCAGATATGCAAAAAGGTTCTTTGGTACTCTTCTGCCACAGACAGCACATAAGTGGCTCTTTTCTCCATTCTGGATAGTGGTACCTGACCCTAGGAAGTCAGCTGTGTTTGGTCTTACTCAACCATATTGTACAGACGAAAAATCTCACACACAACCAAAAAGTAAAGCAGCATTTGGAAGCGTTGGGCGAAGAATTCCTTATCGTATTTTGCACGTAATCAACCAGGATGGGGAGAGCTTAGGAAACATGCACCGAGCAGAGGCACTCAGACTTATGGATCAGCATGGCCTGAAGCTGGTTCTGCTTCGTGAGAACGTAGAACCTCCAGTTTACAGACTAATGACTGGGCAGCAGATTCATGAAGAACAGCTTAAAcgtgcagagaagaaaaaagcaagtcCAAAGCCAG GAGTGGTGCAGAAGGAGTTATCCTTTTCTTCAGCTATTGCCAAGAACGACTTAGAGACCAAGACTAAACAGATAGCACAGTGGATTGAAAAGAGACACCATGTTAAAGTTACCATCCGGCAAGCCAAAGGCAGCAGTACAGACATG TTCATGCTTTTTGATCAAATTTTGGAAACTGTGTCCGAGAAAGCAACTTATCTTTCCAAACCAAAAGTTGCTAGAGAAGGAGTGAGTACCTGTGTTTTCAGGCACATGTCTGACAAAGAGTTGAAAGAACACCAGAAGATGGAAATCAAGAAAAACAATACAgtaaagaaagatgaaaatgaagATCTGAAGTCAAATGAGTTACATCAATGA
- the GTF3A gene encoding transcription factor IIIA has protein sequence MAGARGDGGGDGSGGCALLVPSYICSFPGCDATFNKAWRLSAHLCRHTGERPYVCDYEGCGKGFTRDFHRARHLLTHTGEKPFECTTDGCNERFGTKSNMKKHIERKHQNQQKQYVCDFEGCNKSFKKHQQLKVHQCHHTNEPPFKCNKEGCGKCFSTPSRLKRHEKIHEGYACKKENCSYIGKTWTELLKHNKVSHAEPIVCRECNKTFKRKDYLKQHQKTHAVEREVCRCPREGCGRTYTTLFNLQSHILSFHEEKKPFSCDYPGCGKVFAMKQSLARHAVVHDPEKRKLNLKAKRSRPKRSLASRLSGYIPPKTQPGKDEVVMESKTADKLVENGISAAEIETVAKVNQDSGLCGMTNAQ, from the exons ATGGCTGGCGCGCGGGGGGACGGTGGCGGGGACGGGAGCGGAGGGTGCGCGCTCCTCGTTCCTTCCTACATCTGCTCCTTCCCCGGCTGCGACGCCACCTTCAACAAGGCCTGGCGGCTGTCCGCCCACCTCTGCCGGCACACGGGCGAG AGGCCCTACGTTTGCGATTATGAAGGCTGTGGCAAAGGGTTCACGAGGGACTTCCACCGCGCCCGACACCTCCTCACGCACACCGGGGAAAAGCCGTTCGA GTGCACAACTGATGGGTGCAATGAGAGATTTGGAACAAAATCAAACATGAAGAAGCACATTGAGCGCAAGCATCAGAATCAGCAAAAGCAATATGTG TGTGACTTTGAAGGCTGTAACAAGTCTTTCAAGAAGCATCAACAACTTAAAGTTCATCAGTGTCACCACACCAATGAACCTCCCTTCAA ATGTAATAAAGAAGGATGTGGAAAGTGTTTCTCTACTCCAAGTCGACTAAAGCGGCATGAGAAGATACATGAAg GCTATGCATGCAAGAAGGAAAACTGCTCATATATCGGAAAAACTTGGACAGAGCTTCTGAAACATAATAAAGTCAGTCACGCAG AGCCAATAGTCTGCCGTGAATGTAACAAAACTTTTAAACGGAAGGATTACCTCAAGCAGCATCAAAAGACACATGCTGTGGAGAGGGAAGTCTGCCGCTGCCCCAGAGAGGGATGTGGAAGAACGTACACAACTTTATTTAACCTTCAAAGCCATATCCTCTCTTTTCATGAGGAGAAAAAACCATTCTCTTGTGATTATCCAGGCTGTGGAAAAGTGTTTGCAATGAAG CAGAGCCTAGCAAGGCATGCAGTTGTACATGATCCTGAGAAGAGAAAGCTGAACTTGAAA GCAAAGCGTTCTCGTCCCAAGAGGAGCTTAGCCTCTCGTCTCAGTGGCTACATTCCTCCTAAAACACAGCCAGGAAAGGATGAAGTTGTGATGGAAAGCAAGACAGCAGATAAGCTTGTGGAAAATGGAATATCAGCTGCTGAAATTGAGACTGTAGCAAAGGTTAACCAAGACAGTGGTCTTTGTGGAATGACCAATGCACAATAA